A single window of Montipora capricornis isolate CH-2021 chromosome 14, ASM3666992v2, whole genome shotgun sequence DNA harbors:
- the LOC138032119 gene encoding beta-parvin-like isoform X1, with the protein MATNPASPSSPTGSLKRDTSKKDPSKLGWVGTLTRRKKTEVNELENEGRLAIEAPTTPVTVTPDTFDLDENEERSMVEPASLENPKVKELQDVLLDWVNDELSELRIVLRNITEDLYDGQILAILMEKLANIKLTEFEEVTQSVESQKAKLSVLLGHVNKLLDIPDHRAKWTANLIHDKNIVAILHLLTALARHFDCPQKLPNGVNINMVVVQKKGGILLPQKVIEEITATSEGEAAENGKPERDAFDALFDNAPEKLNVVKKSLQGFVNKHLSKLSLEVTDLDSQFHDGVYLIFMLGLLEGFFVPLYQFHVTPSNKDQKLHNVALALDLMRDSGMRFQAKPEDIVQKDLKSTLRILYSLFQKFKSVK; encoded by the exons ATGGCGACGAATCCTGCGTCACCGAGCTCTCCAACTGGATCTCTCAAGCGTGACACTTCGAAAAAAGATCCCAGTAAGCTTGGCTGGGTCGGAACACTTACCCGGAGGAAAAAAACAGAAG taAATGAACTGGAGAACGAAGGCAGACTTGCTATTGAGGCTCCCACAACGCCTGTTACAGTGACACCTGACACATTTGATTTGG ATGAGAATGAAGAACGTTCCATGGTGGAGCCTGCATCACTAGAAAATCCAAAAGTTAAAGAATTGCAAGAT GTCCTCCTAGACTGGGTTAATGATGAGTTATCAGAGCTACGAATTGTTCTCAGGAACATCACAGAGGATTTATATGACGGTCAAATTCTTGCTATTCTCATGG AAAAACTTGCTAACATCAAACTTACTGAATTTGAGGAAGTCACCCAATCCGTGGAAAGCCAG AAAGCCAAGTTGTCTGTTTTACTGGGACATGTGAACAAACTCTTAGATATTCCTGATCATCGAGCAAAATGGACGGCAAATC TGATTCATGACAAGAACATAGTGGCCATTCTACATTTGCTTACTGCCCTTGCTCGTCATTTTGATTGTCCTCAAAAGCTGCCAAATGGAGTTAATATTAACATGGTTGTTGTGCAGAAGAAAGGAGGAATCTTACTTCCTCAGAAAGTTATTGAAGAAATCACAGCAACATCTGAGGGAGAAGC tGCAGAGAATGGCAAGCCTG AAAGAGATGCCTTTGATGCACTGTTTGATAATGCTCCTGAGAAGCTCAATGTTGTGAAAAAG tCCTTGCAGGGTTTTGTAAACAAGCACCTCAGTAAACTGAGTCTGGAGGTTACTGATCTCGATTCCCAG TTCCATGATGGCGTGTATCTTATTTTTATGCTGGGACTCCTTGAAGGATTCTTTGTACCACTCTATCAGTTTCACGTCACACCATCTAACAAAGATCAAAAG CTCCATAATGTCGCTTTGGCCCTTGATCTGATGCGAGACAGTGGAATGAGGTTTCAAGCCAAACCTGAAG ATATTGTTCAAAAGGACCTTAAATCAACACTTAGAATCCTTTACAGTTTGTTCCAGAAGTTCAAGAGTGTTAAATAG